AGTACCCCTTCAAAATGGCGTCGAGACTCCCGGCCAGCTGGTCGAGATTCTCGGTCCCGATCCGGTGCTCGGCGGGCTGTGCGCCACCTTCAGCTGGATCGCCGCGCCGGGGGTGATTCGCGGCATCGGGGACACGCACTACATCCGATTCGGCGAGCTGGACGGCCGGACCAGCGGGCGCGTCGAGCGGCTGCGGCAGGCCTTCGTCGAGGCGGGCGTTCAGGCCGACGTGCCCGAGAGCATCCAGGTGGCGCTCTGGAAGAAGTTCCTCACCGTGGTCCCCTTCGGAGGCATCGGAGCCGTCACACGCGCTCCCGCCGGCGTGATTCGCCAGGTCCCGCAGACGCGCGCGATGTACTCCACGGGCACCCGTGAAATCTTCGATGTGGGACGCGCCCGCGCCATCGCGCTGGAGCCGGACCTCCCGGAGAAGACCATGGGCTTCTTCGATGCTCTCGTCCCCTCCGGCACGACCTCCCTCCACCGGGACATTGCCGCCGGGAAACCGTCGGAGCTGGAGGCCTGGGTCGGCGCCGTCGTGCGTCTCGGCCGGGAAGCCAAGGTCCCAACCCCCCTGCACCAGTTCATCTACGACGCGCTCCTTCCGCTGGAGATGCGAGCGCGCCGCCAGATCGACTTCGAGTGACAGCCGGCTCAGATTTTCCCGAGCAGGATGATCTTGCCGGTGGGTTGGGGGGAGCCGCCGGCCGGCTCGGGCGTGACG
The sequence above is a segment of the Candidatus Polarisedimenticolia bacterium genome. Coding sequences within it:
- a CDS encoding 2-dehydropantoate 2-reductase is translated as MRIAVFGTGGAGGRFGAQLALAGHEVVFIARGAHLAAIQADGLRVETPEGEMRVRPADATDTPSRVGAVDLVILGVKTWQVADAARSMKPLIGPDTLVVPLQNGVETPGQLVEILGPDPVLGGLCATFSWIAAPGVIRGIGDTHYIRFGELDGRTSGRVERLRQAFVEAGVQADVPESIQVALWKKFLTVVPFGGIGAVTRAPAGVIRQVPQTRAMYSTGTREIFDVGRARAIALEPDLPEKTMGFFDALVPSGTTSLHRDIAAGKPSELEAWVGAVVRLGREAKVPTPLHQFIYDALLPLEMRARRQIDFE